In one Castor canadensis chromosome 15, mCasCan1.hap1v2, whole genome shotgun sequence genomic region, the following are encoded:
- the Cphxl2 gene encoding cytoplasmic polyadenylated homeobox-like protein 2: MASDGEEDGLDDTGRTNKKGKTKHRHRFTKEELQELHELFTQNPYPDFTTREELAQKFHCQVHVINNWFQNNRARLSPQERHRIFARWKQNSFVEHAYLLLKPGDTQAAAPGCDTEQSSSCAQKAPTGQADWSSLEIQGNPSQQVDPNHSVTGIEKYPGCALDCQDDTGSGPSLACFFSTYTSAICHPPTSVQHSDTDGPEAGEGRHTSPFLLRYYVHSKFEVRQQNQLTQGQQQNCQCQLYQHQQPENDQEQMIVQEQPLMDWSPRGLGQQLSSPELQTQGQFPQSQGEPLLFQQQPVPSQMGDSSPSLPLVNM; encoded by the exons ATGGCTTCCGATG GTGAAGAGGATGGTCTTGACGACACTGGTAgaacaaacaaaaagggaaaaacaaaacaccgACACAGATTTACTAAAGAAGAACTGCAAGAACTTCATGAGCTGTTTACTCAGAACCCTTACCCTGATTTTACAACCAGAGAAGAACTGGCCCAAAAATTCCATTGCCAAGTGCATGTCATTAAT AACTGGTTCCAGAATAACAGAGCCAGACTTTCACCTCAAGAGCGGCACAGAATATTTGCTAGGTGGAAGCAAAACAGCTTCGTAGAGCACGCCTATCTACTTTTAAAGCCTGGGGATACTCAGGCTGCGGCTCCCGGCTGTGACACTGAGCAGAGTTCCTCTTGTGCCCAGAAAGCTCCGACGGGCCAAGCTGATTGGTCCTCTCTGGAAATACAAGGGAATCCCAGTCAGCAGGTGGACCCCAACCATTCTGTCACAGGCATTGAAAAGTACCCAGGCTGTGCACTGGACTGTCAAGATGACACAGGAAGTGGGCCTtctcttgcctgttttttttctacttacacTTCAGCAATATGCCATCCTCCTACATCTGTGCAGCATTCTGACACGGACGGGCCTGAGGCTGGGGAAGGGCGGCATACAAGCCCCTTCCTTTTGCGTTATTATGTTCATAGTAAGTTTGAGGTGAGGCAGCAGAACCAGCTAACCCAAGGACAGCAGCAGAACTGCCAGTGTCAGTTGTACCAGCATCAACAACCTGAAAATGATCAAGAGCAGATGATCGTCCAGGAGCAGCCGCTAATGGACTGGAGTCCCAGGGGTCTAGGGCAGCAGCTATCCTCCCCTGAGCTGCAGACACAGGGTCAGTTTCCTCAAAGTCAGGGAGAGCCCCTGCTCTTTCAGCAGCAGCCGGTGCCTTCTCAAATGGGGGACAGCTCGCCATCACTGCCTCTGGTCAATATGTGA
- the LOC109683819 gene encoding 26S proteasome complex subunit SEM1: MSEKKQPVDFGFLKEDDEFKEFLWEYWDGLDEDAHVWEYNQDDDNVEDYFSNQLRAELEKHGYKMKTSKKKRWRLHSIQKKH; this comes from the coding sequence ATGTCAGAGAAAAAGCAGCCAGTAGATTTCGGTTTCCTCAAAGAGGACGATGAGTTTAAGGAGTTTCTTTGGGAATACTGGGATGGTTTAGATGAAGATGCACATGTCTGGGAGTATAATCAGGATGATGACAATGTAGAGGATTACTTCTCCAACCAGTTACGAGCTGAACTAGAGAAACATGGTTATAAGATgaagacttcaaaaaaaaaaagatggagactTCACAGCATCCAGAAGAAGCATTGA